The DNA window TCCGCTAACTCTTACAGGAGATGCATCAGGACTATTCTCCGAATCTCTTCTTAGTGATGAAGAAGCTGAAGATGAGAACGAAGAGCTCCTATTGTAATCCCAAAAAGCAACCACCAATGGTGATTTCTTTGGGCTTTTCCCAAAACTTCCATCCGATGATGGTGAAGCCGGTGATAGTAAAGGAGACCGCTCATTCTCATTTTCATTCAAAGCCCTTTCCGGTGATGTCGAGGCTGATGACATTGAAGGATACCTAACAATTGGATTCAACTCACTAACCATTCTTGGAAATTCACTCGGATTATTTACCATGTTCTTCTCAGGAGAAGCCGAAGCTGAACGAACTGATGGGGACCTTGTTCGGTTTCGACCCATATCATTAACCGGAGATCCTTTGGCTGATGAACTAGTTGCAGCTGAAGCTGAAATCGATGGAGTCCCCATATTTCGAACCAaatccttgaaatttctaatcGATGCATCTAGTTTCTCGATCAACGTTCTATTTGGCGAAGTAGCAGCCGAAGACAGTGATGGTGATCCAATGTTTCGATCGGAAACAACATGTGAATCTGGGTTCGGGATCGACATCGGAGACAACGAAGGAGATCGCAAGCTTCGGCCTTCTGATTTTTCCCTCTCCGGTGACGTTAAAGTTGAAGACGACGAGGGAGATCGTACATTTCCATTGGACGCATTGGGAAGTCGTGGCGAATCAGTTGAAATCCTCCCCGGAGTTGAAGAAGGTTGAACTTGCACGAGTCCTGGAGATTTCGGGTCAGATCTTACCGGACTCGAACTAACCGGCGGAGAAATACTAAGTGAATGAGACCCGCCGGAGGAACTTGAACTCGAAGATGAACACGAGGAAGTACTTGTAGACTCAATGTTTTTTACAGCAATCGTCGCGAATACTCTTCTTGACCCGGATCCATTTCGACTAGGACTATCTCGGCCATCGAGAGATCCTCTTGGTGAAtaaaaatcctcttcttcttcagcAACCGACTCAACTTCACCGGCTCGAAAGTTCCGACCGGTGCTCTGTCGAGACAACGGCGGTAACGGCTGGAGCTCCGGGGAATCCATTTTCCTGGGATCAAACCTAGCATTGGCCGGCGAATTATTGGAGCCATCTCCGATCCCGCCTCGGGAATTTACCAACGTACCCAAATAAAGCAACTCGGAACTAGTGGCGGAAGTTGTCCTCAGCTTACGAGCATTATGAACATTGTTGCTGGGGTACAACCTGCTACTATTGTTGGACGTTAAGGTCTTGTTATCGTCGACGAAACTACGTTTCTGCTTGCGGCGGCGGCAATAGAAGAAGAGGAGTAAAGCAGAGACGACGAAAGCGGAAACGGCGGCGACAATGGCAAGGATGAGGAGAGTGCGGGAGCTGTGGTTGGGAGAGGGAGCGTGAGGGATGTCGAGGGAGGAAATGTTGGCGGGGAAAGAAGCCAAGGAGGAAGGAGAAGGAGGAGGGGAGATGAAGAGAAAGAGGGGAAGAAAGGAGAGTCGGGAGGAGGAGAAGTGGAAGAAAAAGGCGGAGAAGAAGGCGGAGGAGGAGGATCAGACGGCGGAGTAGATCCAAATGGCAAGAAAGGTTGATGGAGGATCCGACGGCTATGAATGGGAAAGGATTGACATGACCAAAACAACAAGgaagagaagaagaaggagaaggagagGGAGGAGAGCATCGTGTGTGAGTGTTGCTGTGAATGGATGGGTGAGATTCGTGGGGactatttttcttctcttttgttttcttggGAGTGAGAGAGggagaaaggaaaatgaaaaggaaggaggTGCATCCAGCTAAGATTCAGCTGGTGCTGTGGTTGTGCACTTGCGTTGAGTTGAGTTGAGTGAATCTGTAACTGAGTTGGgctgttttaattttatttttattaataacaCTAATAATATGCTTACtgcttatattttttttgtactgCTGTAGTTTAGTGCTGGTCTAGAGTTTAGAAACTACTGTTAGAGTGCGTGACAGTGACAGGGATGGTCTTTTAAAAAGTCCAAAAAGGGTGGGGATTGTTGACCCACCGACGATTCTTCCTACCACTCGGATGCTCAGCTCAGTCAGTACTCAGTACTCAAATCGTATCCTCAAGTTTAACGGGTTTCCCAGTCAGTCAGGCCTTGCCCCTCCTATCGTGTAGCATTAACACAagtttttatgtttattaaataatatgttaaatttagttttttatttcaattaatttagttAGGTGTTATTTTctgttaaatttattgatataatattttaaaataaaaaaatcacttaataattaTGTAAGAAAATGATGTtttaataaacttgaatttaataaaagaatattaacaaaataaaatgactaaatttcttaagaaataaaaggactaaattttaaatatatgaagaGTACAGGTACTTTAAGTGTATTTTAacctaaataataatattattggaGTGTTTGTTAAATAGAGTTTTTGGCtttttttagttgatttagaCACAAATAGAAGATTGAGTAGTTAAACTCTCTAATTGTAGTGTTTAATGAATGGAGGTTTGCAAACGTTTGTTGAGCTAAAACCTAGGATGAACAACTTTTTTCATACCTTATTAAGAATGAGATATATAGGATAACGTCCGATTTACTCAAAAATTACTCAAAAACccttaatatttatcaatttccacGAGGTCAATACTTGCAAATAAAGAACTTaaggaatttatttatttaaaattttaaaaatattcactaattaatttccacaatagatttttaattcattgataatagtgttttatttcaataatttcacccgATAAAACTaagtattataaacaaataaatatttaaaataaaatgtgtCATATATTTATTTGTGATTTTACACATATCAGCTTTAAGCTATAagttaattttaccaaatattttcaGTTGACCAAATCAATTAATAGAATCAGTTGATCAAACCCAACCACTACAATCAGCAATCAACTATCAACTCATTTCCAAATATTAACATAATCTTTTTAATTTAGCCTCTCTGGACAACGGTAGTAAGTTAATCTTCCATCTATTATTAATTTCTGACTactttttttcattattaaacTCCCAGTTTCACTTTAAACCCGTAATTGGATAATTTAATAACAGAAACACAATTATTGAAAGAAACAAGTTTAAAGAATATGCGAGTAACTTGACTGTTTTACGCAgctgaaaataaaaatgtaaggAACAGCTGTTTGATAAGATTTTGTCCTTAAATCTTATATTAGGAAAAAAAAGTTATCCTCCCTGGAAAACATGTGCCCTAACATAACATATGATTTGCCTAATTAGTACTTTCATTACCGTTGTCTCGCTCTGGGAGCATTCATCATGCTATCATTATTGTCTTGACATTTAACCGTAATCCATcacttcctcttcttcttccaaCCCCTTTTTGTTTGCAGTAATCTCATTAACTCTTctctaatataaaaaattttcgtTTTATGAATTCATCAAAACTCactgattaaatttaaaaaataaaaaaacaaaacttggATAAAAAACAATACTAAACTGATTGAATATTtgcataatatattaaattatgtcacatgttaaaataattgtaaatttattaaaataattgtcGTTATTTAAGGAAGTTGTTAAGTTCATTTCAACCAAAATTTGAGAGATATAAATAACAAAACTTCACAAGCCCTtacctttaattattatttttttactttatttctttaatctataaaagGTAAATTGTcagtataaatttatatatgcCATCATGTGAGCTGTTGCCTTTAACAAAAGTCATCGGTGTATATGCATGGCTCACCGACGTTGGTATCGATTCAATCTTTGCTCCTtgtgtgtatatttatatttggttGAAATATCAATTCAATCCTTCTACTTTAACGATTTTAAGGTTTAatctctatttaaaaaatattttcacttttttaatttaaaaatattaacccaattattaataatattatttttatcaaatttattaattaaactattCTCTATAAATATGCCAAGTTGGCAATTTTTTAATGGAAAACAAAAACGGcattaattattaaactaatatttttttattcaaaaagtaaaaacatttaatttctaattttaaagtgcaataattaaatctcaaattttacgAACTAACAACACATTTTGaactttatatttatatttcatacATAACAATATTTGTATTTGTATAAATCTCACAATTTTAAGTATATACTTAacggatttttttaatttaaaaattgagataaattttaaaattatatatcaacttttgtttaatgtgcagcatcattataatttttgattttatgtattttcgtaaataaaattttgatttaatttaatatttataaaccaCTAACACCATTATCATTCGTCCACTATGAAATAAACGGATGTATATCTTCTACATTATATATTAAGTTTTGATTAAGTTGGTGTTACCCTTTAATCGGATCCCAACTTAGTtgtaaattacaaaaacaaaaacaaaaaaaaactcctCTCACAAAACAACAAATATTATTTCGAGAGTATTTAAGTCTTTTAATATTCTgataaatctagaaaaatatatatagtcGATGAGACTTGTGAGATTTGAACACAAATCACCGTAACTTCTATTAAATCGTTTTTATCATTTCAACCAAAGtcatagttattttttatttcaatttttaataaatttgttacATAATATTCTCATCAACGTTGTTGGTGTGTCATGATCTAATATCTATATATACGCGTACaactaatcaaaataaaaattttatatgtacGTAAAAaccgaaaataaattttatatttataattacactaaataaaaaattatatagcaAAGTACacattgaattaatttttatgtataaatAATTTATCCCTTTAAACTATGCATAATCTTGTGGTTACAGCATATCTTAAGATTCAACTTTACACTTAAAAAAACGTATATGCATAATCTTCTTTTGTGAGAATGTATAAATTAATTACACTTTACACGAATATTATAGATAGAGAGAAACCACTTCAACTTTTAAGGAATCTGCAATGCctgtaaaattttaagggtgtGTAATTGTGCTTCCGGTCCTTGTATTCTTTAGACTTTTGAAATTTGGTCCCTCTACTTCTATTTATAAGAATTCAATCTCTCTACTTATCcaatgtgaaaattaaaattcaattgacAACACTGTTAATTAGCTTctattaaattgaatatatattatcaactagacattaatttttaaatcagacatttgaatattaaaatgtaaCTGAAATTCATTAATAATGTTATCAAAtggttttagtttttaaattagcCAAGGCTACGTTCCTATAATTAAaactaaatgaactaaatttcaaatataataagagTAAAGGGATTGGGGtcataattaaaccaaattaaaagTATCTGCTTTTTTTTCATCTTATAATAAACTCTTTAAGCCTACAGTGTCAGTTATTCGAACATTGATTGATCAAAGGTCAAATTGTGCTAGTAATCCTTGCACTAGCAAAGTTTAAGAAATTAGTCGTTATTcttaaaatgttaaaagttaaatctTCTTCGGTTCTCACATGGCTTTTCATatacaaagaaaacaaaattctaAATCTTCCGattatttttccatttaaaaattataatttaattattaacgtTGTTATTTGTCAACTTTTTTAACTTGACATGTTTATTTTCTGTCAATGATATGCCACGTTATATGAATGTTGTCTAATTAACATGCTATACCGATGCATTTTGACTGGAAATATTAACAAGTATAATGATTGggttatgattattttaaaattgaaaagataAGAGGAAACaattataaagactaaatttcaaattttatcaaaatagagGGAGTAAAACATACTTTAACCATAATTAATAAATGTTAGAGACTTTCTTctcattcttttagatttttaaatCTACAATTAACATAGTAATTACCATTTGCCAAAGGCTTTTGAAAGTGTGTTTTCCCTTTTCCCTAACAAAAGCTAAAAGATTCATAAAAGTCAATAGAGCATGCACCCCCTCATCTTCAGGCTATCAATGTCaatcaattttatcaaataaactaTGTTTTCCTTTTGGGTGATTAATACTTGCCAACCTATAAAGAAATATGGAAGAAACTATACCTAACTACATTCTAACttcgaaaaattataaaatagtcactgaatcattcgaaagtttttatttaagtcacttgATTATTAAAATTGTTGTCGCATGACATTCTCTATTTGCAACGTCTGCACGAATTGAAAGTTCtaatcttttctcttcttttctataATTCAgctttttttatgaaacaattttaaatGTCACGAATCTGCGAaccaaaatctaaacaactttcttcttctattttaaACACTGATCGTCTCGACTTGAATCTAAGGAATGTTCTTATACTCATCGATGAGTATTGATCCATTGTATTGATCGTAGAATCATCGCTTGGAGCTCGCTAGCTGAACTTTAAAAAGAAGAAACCttaacaacccaatgacttaaatatatatatatatatatattttgaatggtTCAGTTAGTTCAATGACCGTTTTGCAAccttttaaagttgagtgatcaaaacgtaaacttactaataatttaatgatgttaaatgtagtttaccctaataatAAATAGAGAGAAGTATTAAAGCCCCTAGGCTTAACatttatttggtaaataaaatttaaacaaaaggataattttatttttactaaataattattattttatttgtttaatcttgttatctttaatatttatattcaatatttttaattaaaataataaaatctaattagTATTATGTTGTAATATAATCATCGTTTAAATATAatgtatttttcaattaaattgataattagaATATATCCAAACCCCTATATACAAGACTTATATTTGGTGGGacaaaaatatgaataaatgtgACCTAAGAACTCTCACACATGGTACACATAAATTGATATTAAGTTCCTAGGGCCTTGACATTGTCATTAAGCCAATACCTCACTAGATGAGATTTTATTTGATAAAcatttatcaataataaatatatattgtttttatatttttaatttatttatttttatgcaatacatgctaaatatttaaaatttagtttaattgtATTCAATAACTTGGTCATAaactcatttttttctttatttttaatcttatattttaattaattaattttctaataaaacattataaataatgataattaattaatatttcataaaatagtAAATTCAtctctatattaatatataaaaaataaatataaatataaatacttaatttaattgaaatcaaatataattttcaTGATAAAGTAAATTAATGTTTAGGTAATTAAATATACATAGATAAATAATAAGAATGAAAgagaataattatatttttatttaaattgctgagtaaatttattttaaagggaGTTTAAgagattttcttcaatttttttacagAATAAATGAATATTCTTGAAAACCATAGAGATAAATGTATTTTATACTAAGCTTAAATAGTAACAGTTTCTTACcctaataaataaaatgtaacgttttatttaaataatttgtataTTCTTTGCTGTATATGtaaataaatcttaaattttaattttacattcaAGTAGATATATTTTAGTAAAACATATTTGTTTTACACACTTCTAGAATAGGGGCAGAGCCGGGGCTGGCAGGGGTCTCGATTTCTCTAAAATAgaattctttataatttataaaattttaaattagtagtgataaaattatattttggcccctcaaaatgataaaattttaatttaattcttaaaaatttataaaaacatagACTATTAAATGGTGAAATCGTAAtttttttctatcataaaatatataatttaattccgatCCCCTTTACCCTGTTCTAGATTTCTTTAAATTCATAAGggcatatatataataataatgataattagaATGTAAATGTACTTAAATGGATttgattattaataaaataagaaatttttagTAATCgagaaataaattaatattttaatatgggTGTAGGGTTTCATGAATTTGTAAGGATGTGTATAAGAATCACAAAAATCTAGATTCGTTCAAAGACTCGAAActgatggttttttttttaattgtaacccttttgtttataatgaaattttgtcatatttaaaaaataaaataaaatcacattAGATTTTTTTTCATGGTGCTTTAGCAAGCAGAAAACTTTATAGGATGCTTATTAAAGAAGATAAATAGACCCCAAAAAAACAACTTTATTTATTTGTCTGgagataaaagaagaagaaaaaagaaaagagaaaagtggaATAAAGGGAAACTGTGATGATGGTGATTTtaggaaaagaaaacaaattattaaaatcaataaattagtaaatttgattaaatCACTTGAATCTACTTTttctg is part of the Gossypium hirsutum isolate 1008001.06 chromosome D11, Gossypium_hirsutum_v2.1, whole genome shotgun sequence genome and encodes:
- the LOC107912501 gene encoding LOW QUALITY PROTEIN: formin-like protein 1 (The sequence of the model RefSeq protein was modified relative to this genomic sequence to represent the inferred CDS: inserted 1 base in 1 codon), with amino-acid sequence MLSSLSFSFFFSSLLFWSCQSFPIHSRRILHQPFLPFGSTPPSDPPPPPSSPPFSSTSPPPDSPFFPSFSSSXPPPSPSSLASFPANISSLDIPHAPSPNHSSRTLLILAIVAAVSAFVVSALLLFFYCRRRKQKRSFVDDNKTLTSNNSSRLYPSNNVHNARKLRTTSATSSELLYLGTLVNSRGGIGDGSNNSPANARFDPRKMDSPELQPLPPLSRQSTGRNFRAGEVESVAEEEEDFYSPRGSLDGRDSPSRNGSGSRRVFATIAVKNIESTSTSSCSSSSSSSSGGSHSLSISPPVSSSPVRSDPKSPGLVQVQPSSTPGRISTDSPRLPNASNGNVRSPSSSSTLTSPEREKSEGRSLRSPSLSPMSIPNPDSHVVSDRNIGSPSLSSAATSPNRTLIEKLDASIRNFKDLVRNMGTPSISASAATSSSAKGSPVNDMGRNRTRSPSVRSASASPEKNMVNNPSEFPRMVSELNPIVRYPSMSSASTSPERALNENENERSPLLSPASPSSDGSFGKSPKKSPLVVAFWDYNRSSSFSSSASSSLRRDSENSPDASPVRVSGDLEKPMLTPPPPPPPPPPPPPPPKQRRLWEKPLPSASIIKQISKPPPLVPPSMPFMTHNPISISQVELPTRSESEAVEEEDAEEALKPKLKPLHWDKVRASSDREMVWDHLRSSSFKLNEEMIETLFVAKTPNPKPKQATPRSVLPSPNQDNRVLDPKKAQNIAILLRALNVTVEEVCEALLEGNADTLGTELLESLLKMAPTKEEERKLKDYKDDSPVKLGPAEKFLKAVLDIPFAFKRADAMLYMANFESEVEYLKKSFQTLENACEELRTSRMFLKLLEAVLKTGNRMNIGTNRGDAHAFKLDTLLKLVDVKGADGKTTLLHFVVQEIIRTEGARLSDADQTQSSTVNEDARCRKLGLQVVSSLSSELTNVKKAAAMDSEVLNSDVLKLSRGIENISDVLRLNEKMASDESLEKFSESMNEFMKMAEEEIIRIQAHESVALSLVKEITEYFHGNSTKEEAHPFRIFMVVRDFLTVLERVCKEVGMINERTVVSSAHKFPVPVNPMMSQAFAGFQGRPRYGSGSDDETASP